The genomic region CTTTATTAGTCAAGCTTAATCTCTACATCAACACCGGCGGGAAGCTTGAGATCCATGAGCGCTTCCACGGTTTGAGGTTTTGGATTCTTAATATCAAGAAGTCTCCTATGTCTCCTTATCTCAAACTGCTCCTGCGAATACTTGTACTTGTGCGGAGACCTTATTACGCTCCATACGGAACGTTTTGTCGGAAGAGGAATGGGACCGGCAACAATGGCGCCAGTCCTCTTCACTGTATCAATTATCTCCTGCACTGATCTATCAAGTAATCTATGATCATAAGCCATAAGTTTTATTCTTATGCGATCCTGAGCCATTACCTACCCCTCTTAGTCTAAAATCTCAGTAACAACACCTGCACCTACAGTTCTACCACCTTCACGGATAGCAAATCTGAGTCCCTCTTCTATAGCTACAGGTTTGAGTAGTTCTACTTCAAATGTTACGTTGTCTCCAGGCATTACCATCTCTACGCCTTCAGGTAGCTTTACCTTCCCTGTTACGTCTGTGGTCCTGAAGTAAAATTGTGGCTGGTATCCGTTGAAGAATGGTGTGTGTCTTCCGCCTTCTTCTTTTGAGAGTATGTATACTTCTGCCTTGAATTTCTTGTGGGGGTTGATTGAGCCAGGCTTGGCTACTACCATTCCTCTTTCTACTTCGTCTTTGCCTACGCCTCTTAAAAGTATTCCTACGTTGTCGCCAGGCATGGCTTCGTCAAGTAGTTTCCTGAACATTTCTATTCCTGTCGCTACTGTCTTGATCGGTTCTTCCCTTAGTCCAACTATTTCTACTTCTTCGCCTACTTTGAGTGTTCCTCTTTCTACTCTTCCTGTTACTACTGTTCCTCTTCCTGAGATTGAGAATACGTCTTCTATCGGCATGAGGAATGGTTTGTCTGTTTCTCTTACCGGTTCCGGTACGTATTCGTCAAGGGCTTGTACGAGTTCGTAGATTGGTTGACAGTCCGGGCATTCCGGTGATGTGCATTCAAGTGCTTTGAGGGCAGATCCCCTGATTACCGGTACTTCGTCTCCAGGGAATCCGTATTCGTTGAGTAGTTCTCTTACTTCAAGTTCTACCAGTTCAAGTAGTTCTTCGTCGTCTACCATGTCGCATTTGTTTAGGAATACTACTATGTATGGTACGTTAACTTGTCTCGCAAGTAGTACGTGTTCTCTCGTCTGTGGCATCGGTCCGTCTGCAGCTGATACTACGAGTATGGCTCCGTCCATCTGGGCAGCACCGGTGATCATGTTCTTGATGTAGTCCGCGTGGCCAGGGCAGTCTACGTGGGCGTAGTGGTATTTGTCTGATTCGTATTCTACGTGGGCCGTCGCTATCGTGATTCCCCTCTCTCTTTCTTCCGGTGCTTTGTCTATGTTGTCGTATGATACTTCTTGTGCCATCCCTTTGAGTGCAAGACAGTGGGTTATGGCCGCTGTGAGTGTCGTCTTACCGTGGTCTACGTGTCCTATCGTTCCCACGTTCTTGTGGGGTTTCGTCCTTTCAAATTTTTCTTTCGCCATGTTCCTTTCCTCCTTAAAACCTTATTGCTTTTTAAAAGAACAAAAAAAATTTTTCGCAGGTGTGAATTATATTCCTTTCCCTGCAATTGTAAAGTCCTTATAAAGTAAATCCCCCCGAAGGGGGATTTTAAAAGTTACAAATATTACTTGCTTCTCTCACCTATTATCTGCTCGGCAACGTTTGATGGCACTTCTTCGTAATGGCTAAATCTCATTATGTAGGTAGCTCTACCCTGTGTCATTGAACGAAGATCAGTAGCGTAACCAAACATTTCGGCAAGAGGTACCATCGCCTTAATAACCTGAGCGTTTCCTCTTGCTTCCATACCCTGAACGCGACCACGTCTCTTGTTGAGATCGCCGATAACATCACCCATAAATTCTTCTGGTGTTGTTACCTCTACTTCCATTATTGGCTCAAGGAGAACAGGATTTGCCTTTTTGGCACCCTCTTTGAATGCCATTGAACCTGCAATCTTGAACGCCATTTCAGAAGAGTCAACTTCGTGGTATGAACCGTCAAAGAGTGTAACCTTTATGTCAACCATAGGATAACCGGCAACAACACCTGTTTCCATGGCCTCTCTAACACCTGCTTCAACAGCCGGGATATATTCCTTGGGAACAACACCACCTTTAATTGTTTCATGGAATTCAAAACCTTTACCAGGCTCAAGAGGCTCAATCTTAAGCCATACGTGACCGTACTGACCTCTACCACCTGTCTGCTTGATAAACTTACCTTCCTGAGTAACTTCTTTTCTGATAGTCTCTCTGTATGCAACCTGAGGTCTACCAACGTTTACATCAACATTGAACTCTCTCTTAAGTCTGTCAACGATAATCTCAAGGTGAAGTTCACCCATACCGGAGATTATCGTCTGTCCTGTTTCGTGATCTGTTGAAACTCTGAAAGATGGGTCTTCCTTAGCAAGCTTTTGAAGAGCAATTGAGAGTTTTTCCTGGTCTGCCTTTGTTTTTGGCTCAACAGCAACAGATATAACAGGTTCTGGGAACTCCATAGCCTCAAGGATAATTGGATGATCTGGATCGCAGAGTGTATCACCTGTATAGGTCTCTCTTAAACCAACGGCTGCAGCGATATCACCGGCACCAAGCACCGGAATTTCTTCCCTTTTGTTTGCATGCATACGGAGAATTCTTGCAAGTCTTTCTTTCTTACCTCTTGTTGCGTTGTATACGTAAGAACCGGACTCCATTAAACCAGAGTAAACCCTGATAAATGTTAGCTGACCAACATAAGGGTCTGTAAGGATCTTAAACGCAAGTGCTGAGAACGGCTCATCGTATGATGCGTGTCTCTCTTCTTCTTCACCTGTATTAGGATTAATCCCCTTAATAGGAGGAACATCAAGAGGTGAAGGGAGATAATCAACTACTGCATCAAGAAGAGGCTGAACACCTTTGTTTTTGAAAGCGGAACCGCAGAGCATCGGGAAAAACTTAATTTCAAGAGTACCTTTTCTAATTGCAGCCTTTATCTCCTCAGGTGATATCTCTTCACCTTCAAGGTACTTCATCATTATTTCTTCATCTACATCAGCAAGAGCCTCAAGAAGCTTTTCTCTGTACTCTTCTGCTATATCAACTAAATCTTCAGGAATCTCTTCTTCATGATACTTGGCACCAAGAGTCTCCTCTTCCCATATAATCGCCTTCATTGTTACAAGATCAACAACACCTTTAAAGTTCTCTTCAGCGCCAACAGGTATTTGAAGAGGAACTGGTTTGGCTCCAAGCTTCTCTTCAACATCATTAACAACCTGGAAGAAGTCAGCACCGATTCTGTCCATCTTGTTTACGAAGATAATCCTTGGAACCTTATATTTATCTGCCTGTCTCCATACAGTTTCTGTCTGAGGCTGAACACCACCAACAGAACAGAGAATTGTAACGGCACCGTCAAGAACCCTCAAAGAACGCTCAACCTCAATTGTAAAATCAACGTGTCCCGGTGTGTCAACGATGTTAATCCTGTGATTTCTCCAGAAGCAGGTTGTTGTAGCGGAGGTAATGGTAATACCTCTTTCCTTTTCCTGCTCCATCCAGTCCATCTCAGCGGCGCCTTCGTGAACTTCACCAATCTTATGAATCCTTCCTGTATAGTAAAGGATACGCTCGGTCGTTGTTGTCTTTCCAGCGTCAATGTGGGCGATAATTCCTATGTTCCTTACTTTATCAAGAGGAACTTTAATATTCTTTGCAGCCTTACTCACAACGGCCTCCATTAATTCGTTTGATCTTTAAAAATTACCACCTGTAGTGTGCAAATGCCTTGTTAGCTTCTGCCATTCTGTGGGTGTCTTCTCTCTTCTTGAACGCACCACCTTTCTGGTTGTAAGCATCAATAAGCTCATTTGCAAGTCTGTTAACCATTCCGCGCTCAGAACGAGCACGTGCAGCGTCCACGATCCACTTAAGTGCAAGGTGAATCTGTCTTTCTGGTCTTACTTCCATAGGTACCTGATATGTGGCACCACCAACACGGCGTGGACGTACTTCCATAATAGGTTTTACGTTTTCTACTGCTTTGTGAAATACGGCAAGAGGATCTTCTCCAAGCTTTTCCTTGATAATGTCAAAAGCGCCGTAAACTATCTTTTCAGCCACGCTCTTTTTCCCATCCTTCATAACCTTGTTGATAAGCTTTGCCACAAGCTTATCACCGTAAACAGGGTCAGGAATTATTTCTCTTGGTGGAACTGGTCCTTTCCTTGGCATGCCTTTCCTCTCCTAAAAATTATTTTTTCTCTTTTGGTCTCTTTGTCCCGTACTTAGACCTTGACTGTCTTCTCCCCTCAACGCCAGCAGCGTCAAGAGCACCACGAATAATCTTATAACGAACACCTGGAAGGTCTTTTGTTCTTCCACCCCTTACAAGAACAACTGAGTGCTCCTGAAGGTTGTGACCGATACCCGGAATGTAAGCAGTTACTTCTATTCCGTTTGAGAGCCTTACCCTTGCAACTTTACGAAGAGCTGAGTTAGGCTTCTTGGGCGTGGTGGTAAATACCCTTACACAAACGCCCCTCTTCTGGGGATTACCCTGAAGCGCGGGTGCCTTTGAGCGTTTAATTTTCTTTTCACGCCCCTTTCTCACAAGCTGATTAATTGTGGGCATACTATCTCCTCCTATATAGTTTGGCGCTTGAATATAAGCAAATAGAACACCAATTGTCAAGGGATACTATCCCGCTGAAAATTTATTAAATCATCTGTAAATTTTCAACGGCACAAAGATTCAATTAGATCTTTCCACTTCTTTCCGGTTTCTTCTATAGAATACTTTTTTGCTGTTTCCACCGCTCTATTAGCAATCACTTCATATTCTTTTCTACCAAGCACAACTGCTCTTTTCATAGCCCCTGCCAAACCATCAACATCTTCTATCGGTGACGCAAAACCGTTTACTCCATCCTTTAAATATTCCCCAATTCCTCCAGCAAGGGTTGAAATGACAACCTTTCCAGAAGCCATGGCCTGCAGAAGTGCCCCGGCTATTCCTTCAGAACGAGATGAAAGAACAAAAAAATCGGCCGCCTGTAGAATCTTTTCTACATCTGTCCTGAAACCAGCATGAACAACCTTTCCTTCCAGCCCAAAGTCTTTCACCATCCTTTTTGCATCTTCCGAATCGGTATTGTGTCCAACAAGCATCAATTTCCAGTTTTGTCCCGCAACCTTTGAAAATGCCTTCAGCAGTATGTCCTGACCCTTCCTATAAGGAAGCCAGTTTGCAACGTTAACAAACAATTTTTCATCTTCCGATATTCCAAACACCTCTCTTACAGCTAATCTATACTCATCTGAAGGGTAAAAACGTGAAAGATCTATTCCACTCTCTATAACATGAAGCCTATCTGGAAAAAAGTTTTTCTCCCTCAATGCCTTAGCTACATCCTTTGAAACAACAACAATCGCATCGGCAAGATTGTATTTTAACTTTGCAGAAAAGAAGGACGGAATAAAACCAGAACGTCTCATAGCAACAAGCTTTGGACGCTTTCTCAAAAATCTCCAGAAAGGAAGGATAAAATTAAACGCACTTGAAGAATTTGGAACAACAACATCGTAATTTCCTTCCGCTATTATCTTATAGAGATTCCTGTAGGGATAAAGTCTTCTTTTTTCACTTTTATGGCCCTTCTGAAAAAAACGGAGAGGTATTTTCCCCTCAAGCCTGCTTATAAGGTGACGATTCCCCGAGGCTAAAGCCATCTCTACATCAAAATACCTTGAAAGCTGAAGAGAAACAAGATAGGTTTGTTCTTTCGTTCCACACCATCCGTCACCATCTATTATCTCAAGAACACGAATTTTCTTTCTCAAAATTCACCTCTTATAGACTCTCGTTAAACTGTAATTCACATAACCTTTTGTATCTATCACTCATCGCCAGCAGATCCCTGTGACTCCCACGGGCAATAATCTTCCCATCTTCCATAAAAAGAATCTCATCACTGTTTAAAACAGTAGAAAGTCTATGAGCTATGGCAATAAGAATTTTATCTTTAAATATCCTGTCAACAGCATCCTGAACAGCCTTCTCCGTTTCAGAATCAAGGGCACTGGTAGCCTCATCAAGAATAAGAACATCTGGATTTTTAAGAACTGCCCTTGCTATTGCTATCCTCTGTTTCTGACCACCTGACAGCTGAATACCACCTTCTCCAAGAAGCGTTTCATATTTTTCAGGAAGAGTCTCTATAAAATCATGAATATGCGCTATTTTAGCGGCTCTTATTATTTCTTCCATAGAGGCATCAGGTTTTCCTATCGCTATGTTTTCTCTTATTGTTCCCCTGAAGAGAACGATGTCTTGAGACACAAAGCCTATCCTCTTTCTCAAAGGACGCAATTTATAATCCCTTACATCCCTATTGTTTACTTTTAAAGTGCCAGAAGTTACATCAAAGAATCTCGGTATTAAACTCACCAATGTGGACTTCCCACTTCCCGTCTTGCCAACAATCGCATACTTCTTCCCCGAAACGAAAGAAGCATCTATACCTTTCAAAACTTTCTCTTCCCTGCCTGGATAGGAAAAATGAACATCCTCAAACTCTATCCTTGCTATGAAACTATCTAAGTTTAAAGAACCATCCTTAAGGGCATACTCGTCCGGAATAGAAAGAATTTTTTTTACCCTTTCGGCCACGGCAACTGCCTGCTGAATATTGTTGTAAGTGCTGCCAAGCTTTCTTATAGGTTCATACGCCATTATCAGGGCAATAATAAAGGCAAAAAAACCGCCCGGCGTAAGTGTCCCTTCAACTATCCTGTAACCGCCGTAAAAGATTAACCCTCCTATAACAACACCGGCAATAATTTCAACAATGGGAGGATAGATGCCCTGAATAAACTTTATCTTCATAAACTGCTTTACATAACGTTTATTCTCTTCTTTAAAAAGGTCGGAAAACCGCTCTTCAAGTAAAAAGAGTTTTACCTCTCTTATGTTTTTAACACCATCAAACAGATGAGCTGTAAGGTTAGCAAGTTTCTCCTGCATCCTGAAAGTGTACTTTTTAACTTTTTTTCCAAACTCAGATATAACAATACCTATTAGAGGTAATGCAACAAATCCGGCAAAGGCAAGCCTGGGATCCATATAAATAACCGCAATCATCAATCCTATAGATGTTGTAAGATCCCTCATAAAAGCAACAACGTATCTTGCTGTAAATTCCTGCAGAAGCGCCGTATCATTGATTATCTTTGAAACGAAAGAGCCCGCAGACTCTCCCTGAAGCACATCCATCGGTAGCCTCAAAACTTTATCGTACAAATCCTCTCTCAACCTTGCTATCACCGTTTGACCAAGGTATGAAGCTGTATAGTAACTGAAAAAGAAGGCAACCCCTTTAACAAGGAGAAGTCCTAAAAGAATAAAGGGCAGGAGTTTTAGCATATGTTCGTTTTTAGTAACGAAGACAGAGTTTATTATATCCTTTATGAAATACGCAAGATAGGATGTTACCGCCGAATGAACCAACATGGCAACAACTGTAACTATCATTAAGAACTTGTACTCTTTAATGTAACTAAATAGCCACCAGGGAAACTTCTTCAAAGTTTTTCTCCTGAACGTAGTTTATCAAGAAGGTAAAAATTTATACCCAATATAAACATAAAACAGATCTTAACTTCAGCATCTGTAAAGTTATTCTCAAAGAAACCGGCTGCGGCAAAGCCAGCATACATAGAGGCAAAAGCGGCAAAAAGTGGCTCTGAAAATTGAGAAAAGCCACGAATATTCATTACCACTAAATACAGAATAAAACTGATATAACCAATCAACCCTAAAATTCCAAAATCTGTCAGGTATTTTATATATATGTTATGACTTAAACAGTGAAAGAAGTGCTTATCACAAAGATTCTCCACCCTGGGCGGCTTCTTCCCAAGAACTTTTTCATAGCTCTCAGGTATATATTTACAACACATATCCTTACCTACAACCGGTGCACCAATCAATTTCTGCTTAAAAGAAAAGTCATTTCTAATAGCTTTGTAGTGTGAACGCCAGATGATCAATCTTGTGGTATTGCTACCGTTAGTTTTTGTATTTAAAATGCTCTCAAGTCTCGCCTTTAAAGGTGTAAAAACAAAAGCCATACAGATGAAGATGGCAAAAAAACCGGAAAAATAGAAAAACCCTTTCCTTTTATAAATCAACAAAAACAGAAAAATCAAACCCACAAACATCCCTATCCAGTAAGAGCGGCTCTGATTCAAAATAACCGATAGAAATAGAAAAACCGCCACAAGCCTGTAGAGTGAATTCTTATATCTAAGGCTCAACCCGACAAAAAGAAAGAGCAAGAGAAAAAGAACTCCCCCCGTAGTTAGCTGATGGAACAAACCTTTTGCCCTGACCGGCTCAAGAAACAAATGAAACCTTGAAAGCCGGAAATGCTTTATATTCTGATGAGTAAAAGCCTCAAATATTACAGAAAAGGCAAGAGCAAGAGAACTAAAAGATAAAAATTTCAAAAGTCTTTCTAAAGACAACCCTTTCTTAAGTCTATCATAGACGAGAACCACTGGAAAAAGGTGATGATTCAAGGAACTCTGTTTCCAAGCTTTTCTAAAATCTTGTGAAAGAACAATAGAAACAGCCTCCGGAACTACAAAAAAAGTTAAAGGTTTAAGATCAGGTAACTTTACACTTTCACCACCGAGTAAAAGTAAAACAAGGCCTAAAACACCAACACCAATAGCAATATTGTCACCGGCTATAGAGAGAGGAATTGTAAAAGCAAGCAAATATACAGAAAGTGAAAGAAAAACTGCGCCAACTTTCAAAAGTTTCAATCTCATGAAAAGCTCCCAATCTCGGTTTGATAAAATTCTGTAGCAATAAATCAAATTCCGCAGGAGGCTAATTTGAAACCTGTTAGAGCTATTATATCCGTATCTGACAAAACCGGCATCGTCCCATTTGCCAGAGAACTTAACAAAATGGGTGTAGAAATCATCTCAACAGGCGGAACGGCAAAGCTTCTAAAAGAAAACGACATTCCCGTAAAAGAGATCTCTGAAATAACCGGATTTCCCGAAATAATGGAAGGAAGAGTAAAAACACTCCATCCCAAAGTTCACGGTGGCATCCTATCTAAAAGAGACAACCCTGACCACATAAAAACGATGGAAGAATTAGGCATAGAGCGAATAGACATTGTCGTAGTTAATCTCTACCCCTTTAAAGAAACCGTTAAAAAAGGTTCTTCCTTTGAAGAGATCATAGAAAACATCGACATTGGCGGGCCAACAATGGTAAGGGCCGCAGCCAAAAATTTTAAGTACGTGGCCATAGTAACAGATCCTGCAGATTACGACAAAATCGTAGAAGAACTTAAGAGCACTGGCGAAATCTCGCTTAAGACCAGATTCTACTTAGCGAAAAAGGCCTTTAACCTGACAGCCCACTATGATGCTGTAATAACAGAATACCTATTTTCCGTAAACGAAAAAGGTAAAAAGAACACTGAGCCGCCAGAATTCAGAAATCCACTAACAATCACATTTGAAAAAATTCAGGATTTAAGATACGGTGAAAATCCACATCAGAGAGCAGCATTTTACAGAGAGATATTTAACGAAGAACCCTGCGTAACAAACGCAGAAAAGATACACGGAGCGAAAGAACTTTCCTTTAACAACATCTACGACATAGACGGTGCGTTCAATTTAGTATTGGAGTTTGACCCCGAAAAAGACGGCATCGCCTGCGCAATAATAAAACATGCCAACCCCTGCGGAATGGCTATAGGAAAAACACCTGAAGAGGCATATGAAAAAGCACTTAAAGTTGACCCGGTTTCCGCCTTTGGTGGTATCATAGCGTTTAACGCGACTGTTAACGAAGAGGTAGCTAAACTTATAGTTCAAAGATTTTATGAATGCATAATAGCACCGGAGTACTCTGAAAATGCCCTTGAAATACTAAAAACGAAAAAGAACTTAAGGGTGCTTACAACAAACGGCCTTAAAAATCTTACCCTGCGGGGTGAGAACTCACCGTTTGACTACAGGAAAGTTGTTGGCGGAATGCTGGTACAGGATAGGGACCTCATCACAGTAGTACCGGAAAAGCTAAAAGTCGTAACAGAAAGAAAACCTACGGAAAGAGAGTGGAAAGACCTTCTCTTTGCATTTAAAGTAGTAAAATGGGTAAAGTCAAACTCTGTAGTTTACGCCAAAGACGGCGTTGCCATAGGAATAGGTGTAGGACAGACATCCCGCGTTGACGCTGCAAAATGTGCTGCTCTAAAAGCAAAAGAGATGGGACTTGACATGGAAGGATGCGTCCTCGCAAGTGAAGCTTTCTTCCCATTTAGAGACAGTGTTGACGAAGCTGCAAAGGTTGGTGTGAAGGCCATTATACAGCCGGGCGGTTCAATAAGAGACAATGAAGTAATAGAAGCGGCAAACGAACACGGAATGGCAATGGTATTTACAGGGATAAGACACTTTAGACATTAAGGGGGAAAGGATGGCAGAAGAGCAAAAACAGCAACAACAGCAGGTAATCGTAGGGACCATGCAATACAGGGTAACGATGGGTGAAACGGATGCATACGGTGTAATGTACTACGCCAATTACTTCCATCTTTTTGAAAGAGGAAGAACAGAGCTTTTCAGAGCTTTAGGTATTGAATATAGACAGATACTTCAGCAGAGACAAATTTTAATGCCTGTTGTTGAAACCGCCTGCAGATACATGGCCCCTATTGTTTACGACGACCTAATAACAATAGAAACGGCCATCACAAACATAGAGTCAAGAGGCATAAGGTTTGACTACAGAATAATAAGAGACGAAGCTGTACTTGCGGTTGGATTCACACAGCACATATTTATAGACCCGCAGGGAAGACCTGTAAGTTTTGGAAAGGAAGTTTTAGAGCAACTCAAAGCCAAAGGCCTCATACAGGAACAGCCACAGGAAGCAAAACCACCTGAAAGCGAGGAAGAGGTCCAGGAAAAGCTCAAAAAGTTTGTAATAGAAAAAATTCAGAAACCTGAAGAGAACAACTAACAATCAGGAGGGGCCTATGCCCCCCTTCCTTCTTCGGAGAAACGATGAAAAAGAGAAGCATAAAAGAAATTTTAGAGAGACGGAAGAAAAAGATAGATCACTCAAACGAAGTTCTAATAGGCAAAATCGTTGGAGCTCATGGGATAAAAGGTGATGTAAAAATTAAACCCGAATCTGACATTTTTGAGAGACAGATATCTCACGTTAAAACACTTTCTGGATACAGAGGAACGGCGAAAAAAAACCTTACAATTGAATCAATTAAGCCTTACAAAAACATATTCATAGCAAAGTTCAAAGAGATAGAAGACA from Desulfurobacterium sp. TC5-1 harbors:
- the rpsJ gene encoding 30S ribosomal protein S10 — encoded protein: MAQDRIRIKLMAYDHRLLDRSVQEIIDTVKRTGAIVAGPIPLPTKRSVWSVIRSPHKYKYSQEQFEIRRHRRLLDIKNPKPQTVEALMDLKLPAGVDVEIKLD
- the tuf gene encoding elongation factor Tu; translation: MAKEKFERTKPHKNVGTIGHVDHGKTTLTAAITHCLALKGMAQEVSYDNIDKAPEERERGITIATAHVEYESDKYHYAHVDCPGHADYIKNMITGAAQMDGAILVVSAADGPMPQTREHVLLARQVNVPYIVVFLNKCDMVDDEELLELVELEVRELLNEYGFPGDEVPVIRGSALKALECTSPECPDCQPIYELVQALDEYVPEPVRETDKPFLMPIEDVFSISGRGTVVTGRVERGTLKVGEEVEIVGLREEPIKTVATGIEMFRKLLDEAMPGDNVGILLRGVGKDEVERGMVVAKPGSINPHKKFKAEVYILSKEEGGRHTPFFNGYQPQFYFRTTDVTGKVKLPEGVEMVMPGDNVTFEVELLKPVAIEEGLRFAIREGGRTVGAGVVTEILD
- the fusA gene encoding elongation factor G — encoded protein: MSKAAKNIKVPLDKVRNIGIIAHIDAGKTTTTERILYYTGRIHKIGEVHEGAAEMDWMEQEKERGITITSATTTCFWRNHRINIVDTPGHVDFTIEVERSLRVLDGAVTILCSVGGVQPQTETVWRQADKYKVPRIIFVNKMDRIGADFFQVVNDVEEKLGAKPVPLQIPVGAEENFKGVVDLVTMKAIIWEEETLGAKYHEEEIPEDLVDIAEEYREKLLEALADVDEEIMMKYLEGEEISPEEIKAAIRKGTLEIKFFPMLCGSAFKNKGVQPLLDAVVDYLPSPLDVPPIKGINPNTGEEEERHASYDEPFSALAFKILTDPYVGQLTFIRVYSGLMESGSYVYNATRGKKERLARILRMHANKREEIPVLGAGDIAAAVGLRETYTGDTLCDPDHPIILEAMEFPEPVISVAVEPKTKADQEKLSIALQKLAKEDPSFRVSTDHETGQTIISGMGELHLEIIVDRLKREFNVDVNVGRPQVAYRETIRKEVTQEGKFIKQTGGRGQYGHVWLKIEPLEPGKGFEFHETIKGGVVPKEYIPAVEAGVREAMETGVVAGYPMVDIKVTLFDGSYHEVDSSEMAFKIAGSMAFKEGAKKANPVLLEPIMEVEVTTPEEFMGDVIGDLNKRRGRVQGMEARGNAQVIKAMVPLAEMFGYATDLRSMTQGRATYIMRFSHYEEVPSNVAEQIIGERSK
- the rpsG gene encoding 30S ribosomal protein S7, translating into MPRKGPVPPREIIPDPVYGDKLVAKLINKVMKDGKKSVAEKIVYGAFDIIKEKLGEDPLAVFHKAVENVKPIMEVRPRRVGGATYQVPMEVRPERQIHLALKWIVDAARARSERGMVNRLANELIDAYNQKGGAFKKREDTHRMAEANKAFAHYRW
- the rpsL gene encoding 30S ribosomal protein S12, coding for MPTINQLVRKGREKKIKRSKAPALQGNPQKRGVCVRVFTTTPKKPNSALRKVARVRLSNGIEVTAYIPGIGHNLQEHSVVLVRGGRTKDLPGVRYKIIRGALDAAGVEGRRQSRSKYGTKRPKEKK
- a CDS encoding glycosyltransferase: MRKKIRVLEIIDGDGWCGTKEQTYLVSLQLSRYFDVEMALASGNRHLISRLEGKIPLRFFQKGHKSEKRRLYPYRNLYKIIAEGNYDVVVPNSSSAFNFILPFWRFLRKRPKLVAMRRSGFIPSFFSAKLKYNLADAIVVVSKDVAKALREKNFFPDRLHVIESGIDLSRFYPSDEYRLAVREVFGISEDEKLFVNVANWLPYRKGQDILLKAFSKVAGQNWKLMLVGHNTDSEDAKRMVKDFGLEGKVVHAGFRTDVEKILQAADFFVLSSRSEGIAGALLQAMASGKVVISTLAGGIGEYLKDGVNGFASPIEDVDGLAGAMKRAVVLGRKEYEVIANRAVETAKKYSIEETGKKWKDLIESLCR
- a CDS encoding ABC transporter ATP-binding protein: MKKFPWWLFSYIKEYKFLMIVTVVAMLVHSAVTSYLAYFIKDIINSVFVTKNEHMLKLLPFILLGLLLVKGVAFFFSYYTASYLGQTVIARLREDLYDKVLRLPMDVLQGESAGSFVSKIINDTALLQEFTARYVVAFMRDLTTSIGLMIAVIYMDPRLAFAGFVALPLIGIVISEFGKKVKKYTFRMQEKLANLTAHLFDGVKNIREVKLFLLEERFSDLFKEENKRYVKQFMKIKFIQGIYPPIVEIIAGVVIGGLIFYGGYRIVEGTLTPGGFFAFIIALIMAYEPIRKLGSTYNNIQQAVAVAERVKKILSIPDEYALKDGSLNLDSFIARIEFEDVHFSYPGREEKVLKGIDASFVSGKKYAIVGKTGSGKSTLVSLIPRFFDVTSGTLKVNNRDVRDYKLRPLRKRIGFVSQDIVLFRGTIRENIAIGKPDASMEEIIRAAKIAHIHDFIETLPEKYETLLGEGGIQLSGGQKQRIAIARAVLKNPDVLILDEATSALDSETEKAVQDAVDRIFKDKILIAIAHRLSTVLNSDEILFMEDGKIIARGSHRDLLAMSDRYKRLCELQFNESL
- a CDS encoding O-antigen ligase family protein; protein product: MRLKLLKVGAVFLSLSVYLLAFTIPLSIAGDNIAIGVGVLGLVLLLLGGESVKLPDLKPLTFFVVPEAVSIVLSQDFRKAWKQSSLNHHLFPVVLVYDRLKKGLSLERLLKFLSFSSLALAFSVIFEAFTHQNIKHFRLSRFHLFLEPVRAKGLFHQLTTGGVLFLLLFLFVGLSLRYKNSLYRLVAVFLFLSVILNQSRSYWIGMFVGLIFLFLLIYKRKGFFYFSGFFAIFICMAFVFTPLKARLESILNTKTNGSNTTRLIIWRSHYKAIRNDFSFKQKLIGAPVVGKDMCCKYIPESYEKVLGKKPPRVENLCDKHFFHCLSHNIYIKYLTDFGILGLIGYISFILYLVVMNIRGFSQFSEPLFAAFASMYAGFAAAGFFENNFTDAEVKICFMFILGINFYLLDKLRSGEKL
- the purH gene encoding bifunctional phosphoribosylaminoimidazolecarboxamide formyltransferase/IMP cyclohydrolase; amino-acid sequence: MKPVRAIISVSDKTGIVPFARELNKMGVEIISTGGTAKLLKENDIPVKEISEITGFPEIMEGRVKTLHPKVHGGILSKRDNPDHIKTMEELGIERIDIVVVNLYPFKETVKKGSSFEEIIENIDIGGPTMVRAAAKNFKYVAIVTDPADYDKIVEELKSTGEISLKTRFYLAKKAFNLTAHYDAVITEYLFSVNEKGKKNTEPPEFRNPLTITFEKIQDLRYGENPHQRAAFYREIFNEEPCVTNAEKIHGAKELSFNNIYDIDGAFNLVLEFDPEKDGIACAIIKHANPCGMAIGKTPEEAYEKALKVDPVSAFGGIIAFNATVNEEVAKLIVQRFYECIIAPEYSENALEILKTKKNLRVLTTNGLKNLTLRGENSPFDYRKVVGGMLVQDRDLITVVPEKLKVVTERKPTEREWKDLLFAFKVVKWVKSNSVVYAKDGVAIGIGVGQTSRVDAAKCAALKAKEMGLDMEGCVLASEAFFPFRDSVDEAAKVGVKAIIQPGGSIRDNEVIEAANEHGMAMVFTGIRHFRH
- a CDS encoding thioesterase family protein; this encodes MAEEQKQQQQQVIVGTMQYRVTMGETDAYGVMYYANYFHLFERGRTELFRALGIEYRQILQQRQILMPVVETACRYMAPIVYDDLITIETAITNIESRGIRFDYRIIRDEAVLAVGFTQHIFIDPQGRPVSFGKEVLEQLKAKGLIQEQPQEAKPPESEEEVQEKLKKFVIEKIQKPEENN